AGTAACTATGCCTAAAGCCAATGAATTTGTTGAGAACAAAAGTTATTTTAGTGGGTTGAACTTTTTTAATGAGAAAAGAGTATTAAATACGGTAGAGTTAGGCATTCTCCATCATGGAATTGAGACAAATAATGTGGGGATGCAGCTGATTACAGGCTTTGCTCAATGTGCTCAGGACAAAGAAGTAAAAGAGTATTTTATTAAAGGAAAAGAGCTGGCTAAAAAACAAATAAAAATATTCGAAGGGATATTGCTTGAGAATGATATTCAATTCTCCTCCACCTCTGGTAGCACGGTTACTCGTTCCCAAGTGGCCCCATTCTCGGATAAATTAATGATGTTATGTATTTTTTTCCTAAATACTTTTGGAATGATTGGTAATACTTTTGGAACGATGTTTACCATGAGAAACGATATAATCGTAAAAAACGGTTTAATCGGTAAGGATGTTTATTTTTTTGCGCGTGACGGGATTAAACTCATGATAAAAAATGGCTGGTTGGAAGAACCACCCCCAATGGAAGATCGGGAAACTTTAATAAAAGGATGAAGTTGGGGACAGTCCCCCAGCGCTTTAGCGCAGTGGGGGACTGTCCCCAACCTATACTTCCCCTTCTACAACTGTTATAATTTGAATATTATGAATATATTTCAATAACTTTGTAATAGGTTGGGAGAAGTGTGTATGTTCATGAAGAAGAGTTTTGAGCAAAAGCTAGTGAATGGGGTGCAGATGGGAAATGGAACCCTCTCGTTCCAAAAGGTGAAATTAAATGTTCATTGCTTTTTCCTCGATGGTGTCTTAATTGATACGGGAGCAAGGTCACTGGAGAGGTATTTCAAGTCCTTCTTTACGCATCTCGATATTGATCAAGTAGTGATCACCCACTTTCATGAAGATCATACAGGTTGTGCTTCCTTTTTGCAGAAAGATCTTCAGCTTCCGCTTTTCATGGATGACATCATGCTTGAATACTGCAAGAAAAAGGCGGACTATCCTCTATATCGTCAACTGTTTTGGGGAAGGCGCAGGCCCTTTCAGGCAGAACCCATTGGTGCTACCTTTCAATCACAAAATGCCACTTGGCAAGTCATCAAAACCCCAGGGCATTCCATT
The window above is part of the Bacillus sp. SORGH_AS_0510 genome. Proteins encoded here:
- a CDS encoding DUF3231 family protein, producing MKDKNPISASEVGTLWVTYQEKTMILRILEYFLAKADDQEAKNIMGGLWQELHDYVLEIKKILQDEGVAIPVGITASDVNLEAPNLYDNGFDIMFLRVLKELSMGMYTINMNMSYRRDVMKIYSGLTRVTQRIYELSTLYLLEKGVLSLPPKVTMPKANEFVENKSYFSGLNFFNEKRVLNTVELGILHHGIETNNVGMQLITGFAQCAQDKEVKEYFIKGKELAKKQIKIFEGILLENDIQFSSTSGSTVTRSQVAPFSDKLMMLCIFFLNTFGMIGNTFGTMFTMRNDIIVKNGLIGKDVYFFARDGIKLMIKNGWLEEPPPMEDRETLIKG
- a CDS encoding MBL fold metallo-hydrolase, coding for MFMKKSFEQKLVNGVQMGNGTLSFQKVKLNVHCFFLDGVLIDTGARSLERYFKSFFTHLDIDQVVITHFHEDHTGCASFLQKDLQLPLFMDDIMLEYCKKKADYPLYRQLFWGRRRPFQAEPIGATFQSQNATWQVIKTPGHSIDHLAFLNDETGQLFTGDLYCQEKTKVVLREENIPVIIESLQRVLTHDFDDVFCNHAGHLSKGRTALKRKLDYLLDLQGTILKLYDEGKNPEEIKQTLFPKKYPITSFSQGEWDAIHIVYSIIKQKDKTLIF